From Lysinibacillus sp. SGAir0095, the proteins below share one genomic window:
- the noc gene encoding nucleoid occlusion protein, with translation MKSPFSRFFGGGDKTVSEIKSEVEHVAQVEKKTASEEVVKIPIDKIIPNRFQPRTVFDEEKIEELSRTIHTHGVIQPIVIRNFDGERFEIIAGERRYRAMKKLNWTEVPAIVRDLSDKETASIALIENLQREELTAIEEALAYQQLLELHSLTQEALAQRLGKGQSTVANKLRLLKLPQFVQEAILRREITERHARAMISLKDEEVQAQLVALIKEYDWNVRQLEEYIQQMNAPEEETVKKERPKRKAISKDIRIALNTIKQSLSMVTKSGINVNTEEEDTEDYYQITVRIPKKK, from the coding sequence ATGAAAAGTCCTTTTTCACGATTTTTCGGAGGCGGAGATAAAACTGTTTCTGAAATTAAAAGTGAAGTAGAACACGTAGCACAAGTTGAAAAGAAAACAGCTTCAGAAGAAGTAGTGAAAATACCAATCGATAAAATTATTCCAAATCGGTTCCAACCTCGTACAGTTTTTGATGAAGAGAAGATTGAAGAATTATCAAGAACCATTCATACGCATGGTGTCATTCAACCTATTGTTATTCGCAATTTTGATGGAGAACGGTTTGAGATAATTGCAGGGGAACGTCGCTACCGAGCAATGAAAAAACTCAATTGGACTGAGGTTCCTGCGATTGTTCGTGATTTAAGTGATAAAGAAACTGCTTCTATTGCATTAATTGAAAATCTTCAACGAGAAGAATTGACGGCAATTGAAGAAGCATTAGCTTATCAGCAATTACTAGAACTTCATTCACTAACACAGGAAGCACTTGCTCAACGTTTAGGAAAAGGTCAATCTACTGTAGCAAATAAATTACGATTATTAAAATTACCTCAATTTGTACAAGAAGCCATTTTGAGAAGAGAGATTACAGAACGTCACGCACGGGCCATGATTTCTCTAAAAGATGAAGAAGTACAAGCTCAATTAGTGGCATTAATAAAGGAATATGATTGGAATGTTCGTCAGCTAGAAGAATATATCCAACAAATGAACGCGCCAGAAGAAGAGACAGTAAAAAAAGAAAGACCCAAGCGTAAAGCAATTAGTAAAGATATTCGTATTGCATTAAACACAATTAAACAATCATTATCAATGGTTACAAAAAGTGGCATAAATGTGAATACCGAAGAAGAGGATACGGAAGATTATTATCAAATCACTGTTCGGATTCCTAAGAAAAAATAA
- a CDS encoding ParB/RepB/Spo0J family partition protein, translating into MARGLGKGIGALFPTETLDNIQTNEAQIEKIDLQKLVANPFQPRKTFEDEAIEELAQSIKEHGIIQPIVVRKKGKKFEIVVGERRFRAAKLANLNEIPAIVRDLTEDQMMELAILENLQREDLTPIEEAEAYQSLIEKLNFTQEELANRLGKSRPYITNHLRLLTLPDEVRELVNNGELSMGHGRTLLGLKNKRRIPEVAEKVIKHGLNVRQLEALIKQLNEEVSRETEKPVRKDIFVQATETQLREYFGTNVQIKKSKNKGKIEIEFYSEDDLERILEILQLEE; encoded by the coding sequence ATGGCTAGAGGATTAGGTAAAGGAATAGGGGCATTATTTCCGACCGAAACGTTAGATAACATACAGACTAACGAAGCTCAAATTGAAAAAATCGACTTACAGAAGCTTGTTGCTAATCCCTTTCAACCACGAAAAACATTTGAAGATGAAGCAATTGAAGAATTAGCTCAATCCATAAAAGAGCACGGGATTATTCAGCCTATCGTTGTTAGAAAAAAGGGGAAAAAGTTTGAAATCGTAGTTGGTGAAAGACGCTTCAGAGCCGCAAAACTTGCCAATTTAAATGAAATCCCTGCAATAGTAAGAGATCTGACAGAAGATCAAATGATGGAGCTAGCCATTTTAGAGAATCTTCAACGTGAGGATTTAACACCTATCGAAGAAGCAGAAGCCTACCAAAGCTTGATTGAAAAGCTTAATTTTACCCAAGAAGAACTAGCAAACCGATTAGGGAAAAGCCGTCCATACATTACGAATCATCTTCGCCTACTAACCTTGCCAGACGAGGTACGTGAATTGGTGAATAATGGTGAGTTATCAATGGGACATGGACGTACATTGTTAGGGTTAAAAAACAAAAGAAGAATACCTGAAGTGGCTGAAAAAGTTATAAAGCACGGGTTAAATGTACGACAGTTAGAAGCTCTAATAAAACAACTAAATGAAGAGGTTTCACGTGAAACGGAAAAACCTGTTAGAAAAGATATTTTTGTACAGGCAACTGAGACACAATTACGTGAGTACTTTGGAACAAATGTTCAAATCAAAAAATCAAAGAATAAAGGGAAAATAGAAATAGAATTTTATTCAGAGGATGATTTAGAGCGTATTTTGGAAATATTACAACTAGAAGAATAG
- a CDS encoding ParA family protein, translating into MGRIIAVTNQKGGVGKTTTSVNLSACLAYLGKKVLLIDTDPQGNATSGVGINKGEIQGCIYDVLIDDEEVANVIQQSKVENLDVVPATISLAGAEIELVSTISREVRLKHALQNVKEQYDYIIIDCPPSLGLLTINALTASDAVIIPVQCEYYALEGLSQLLSTVRLVQKHLNQELYIDGVLLTMLDARTNLGLQVIEEVKKYFQDKVYKTIIPRNVRLSEAPSHGEPIIIYDSKSRGAEVYLELAREVIKNG; encoded by the coding sequence TTGGGAAGAATTATTGCCGTTACAAACCAAAAAGGTGGGGTAGGTAAAACTACTACCTCAGTAAATCTGAGCGCTTGCCTTGCTTATTTAGGGAAAAAAGTTCTTTTAATAGACACTGATCCACAAGGTAATGCTACAAGTGGTGTAGGTATAAATAAAGGTGAAATTCAAGGTTGTATCTATGACGTTTTAATTGATGATGAAGAAGTAGCAAATGTTATTCAACAATCAAAGGTTGAAAATTTAGATGTAGTACCTGCAACAATTTCTCTTGCAGGAGCAGAAATTGAACTTGTTTCAACAATCTCACGTGAGGTCCGATTAAAACATGCACTGCAAAATGTAAAAGAGCAATATGATTACATAATAATCGACTGTCCACCATCCTTAGGATTGCTAACAATAAATGCTTTAACTGCATCGGATGCCGTCATTATTCCAGTTCAATGTGAATACTACGCACTAGAAGGACTAAGTCAATTACTATCGACTGTCCGTCTTGTTCAAAAACATCTAAATCAAGAGCTGTATATTGATGGTGTTTTATTAACGATGCTTGATGCTCGTACAAATCTCGGTCTACAAGTGATTGAGGAAGTAAAAAAATACTTCCAAGACAAAGTATATAAAACAATTATCCCTCGTAATGTTCGTTTAAGTGAGGCACCAAGTCATGGCGAACCAATCATTATCTATGATTCAAAATCAAGAGGTGCAGAAGTTTATTTAGAGTTAGCAAGGGAAGTGATTAAAAATGGCTAG